The sequence ACCAGCACGAAGTACACGGTCTCGAAGTTGATGGAGAAGTCGCCGAACTCCTTGAAGTGCGCGCGGTCGAAACGCACGTCGGAGCAGGACTCCACGGCTTCGCGCAACATGTCGGGGATGGCCTGCAGCTTGTCGTGCGGCGTGCTGTACGTGACGCCCACACCGAACACAATCCGGCGCTCGTACATCCGCTTGAAATTCCGGACGCGTGTTGAGAGCAGGTCATTGTTGGATATGATGATCTGCTCACCGGACAAGCTCCGGAGCCGCGTGGTCTTGATGCCAATGTGTTCCACGGTCCCCGACATGCTGTCCAGTACCAGGAAATCCCCGTACACGAACGGCTGATCGGCAATGATCGATACATAAGCCAGCAAATCCTGCAGCACATTCTGGACCGCGAGGGCAATGGCAATGCCGCCAATCCCGAGCCCCGCTACCAGCGCTGTGATGTCCACCCCGAAATTGTCCAACGCCACCAGGAACAGCACGGACCAGAGCACGATCTTGCCCACCAAACCGATGGCGCGGACCGCCGTCACCTGGGACGTATCCTCCTGTTGGGCCTCCGAGTACCATTTCGTGGTGAGCCGGATGAGGTCATTGCCCCACAGCCCGGCCTGCACCAGCAGCCCCAGGAACACCAGTCGCAAAAGCCATTCCAGGGCCGGGGCATCGTCCGTATGGTACCGTGTCGCGAAATAGAGCGCAACCACGGCCAGGAACCATGTGCGTGTGCCGCCGAGCAGTTCGGCAATCACATCGTCTATCCGGTTCGACGTCCGCTCGGCCAGCGCGGTGAACCGGCCGAAGAACAGGCGGCGGATGCCCAATCCCACCGCGGTGAACACCACCCATAACCCGAGGAGTTTGGCCCATTCCAGGAGGGGCCATCCGGCCAGTTCGTACGAAAGCAGTTCGGTCATGTCGCGTCAGGGGTTCGTTCCAGCCCCCAATTTACGACGCAACGAACTACCCCATCCGGAAGCGGATAACCGCCGAGAGGACATACAGGACCAGGAACTCCACCAGACCGAATATCGGCGCGATGAAGGATACTTTCAGGCCGCCCGCGACCAGGGCCGGAGACACGGTTCCGCCAACGCCTTCAATGGCCGACAGGGCCTGATACAGTCCCATGGCCTGGGACAGGATGCCCATGATGAGCAGGAATACGGCGGCATGACGGACGGCGGCGGCCATTTTCCCGGCGTGCGGGGCGAGGGATCCAACGCCGAACGCACCGGCCAGACCGGCCACAAAAGCCACGACGCCAATGAGGAGCATGGGCATCATGAAGACGCCACCCATTTCGATGTAGGACATGACAATCACTGTGTTGATGGTAAGGATTCGGCCGCAACGTAGCCCGGGGCTCCGCGCTCCGGAAACCAAAATCGACCATCAACGGTCTCGCGTCGACCATCATCGTTGGGCTTGTCGGCAGGAAACTGTACCCTTTGTCATGACCCTGCGCATCCGCATCCT is a genomic window of Rhodothermales bacterium containing:
- a CDS encoding mechanosensitive ion channel family protein, yielding MTELLSYELAGWPLLEWAKLLGLWVVFTAVGLGIRRLFFGRFTALAERTSNRIDDVIAELLGGTRTWFLAVVALYFATRYHTDDAPALEWLLRLVFLGLLVQAGLWGNDLIRLTTKWYSEAQQEDTSQVTAVRAIGLVGKIVLWSVLFLVALDNFGVDITALVAGLGIGGIAIALAVQNVLQDLLAYVSIIADQPFVYGDFLVLDSMSGTVEHIGIKTTRLRSLSGEQIIISNNDLLSTRVRNFKRMYERRIVFGVGVTYSTPHDKLQAIPDMLREAVESCSDVRFDRAHFKEFGDFSINFETVYFVLVSDYAVYMDRQQEINLALHKRFTAEGIEFAFPTQTLHVESLPERGGAD